GATATCAATATCAAGATCGATGATACAACCACACATTGAGTAGTTGAAATCCCAACACCTTTTGCGCCACCATAAGTATAATACCCAAAATAGGAACCTACTGAAGTCAAAATAAATCCAAAGACGCTTGATTTAATAAGCCCACCCCTGATGTCTGAAAGTTCAAGAAACTTTTTAACACCATCGATAAAATCAATTGGATTTAAATGATAATAATAAACGGCAACTATGTAGCCACCTAAAATACCAAAAAACATAGAAAACACGGTTACAAACGGCAAAATAATAATTCCCGCCAATACACGCGGGACCATAAGATACTGAAAAACATTAATACATAGAGTTTCGAGAGCATCAATTTGCTCGGTAATTCGCATGGTGCCAATTTCTGCTGCAATTCCAGACCCACAACGACCCGCAACCATTAAGCCTGTAAGAACAGGCCCAAGCTCACGAGTTAATGATAGCGCAACCACAGGCCCTATCATATTTTCTGAGCCAAATTTTGTAAAAGCAGAATATGTTTGAAGGGTCATAACCATACCAGCAAAGGCACCAGTAAGAACGCTAATTAAAAAAGAGTCTACGCCAATGCTAGACATTTGAACGAAAAGTTTTTCAAGCTTAATTCGCTTTGTGCACATAACAAGTGCAGTTTTCCCCACAAACTCACCGTACAAGCCAAAGCTGTTACAAACTTTAATGGTTTTTTCTCCAACCATATTTACAAAATCTGCTATCATGCTCTCCCTTTTTTCATTTTCACCGTCAAGTTTTTACTTATTTCCTGTGGCTTGCCGTGTCCGGCGAAACCTGGAAACACAGGATCCAGCAATTAAACCAAAGTCCATTTACTGGTTTGAAAAAATATTAAATGCTGTCGTCTGTGAACGGAGCTTGATTTTCTGGCAAAGATTGTTGCGGTTTTGATCTGCTATACGAGCTATAGCTTGAAGAGCTTTTTTTTGCTGTGATCATAGACAATGCAAATGAACCACTAAGCAAAAGAAGGCAAAAAACCCAAGTTACTTTTTGAAATGTATCTTGTCCGCCTGAGCTACCAAACAATGCTTGGTTTCCGCCACCAGCGTTTCCAAGACCCATGTTACCTTTTCCGCGCTGATAAAGAACTGTGATAATAACCAAGAAACACAAAACACCATATAAAACTGTCAAAAGCGATAAAAGAAACATTTAA
This portion of the Candidatus Dependentiae bacterium genome encodes:
- the secG gene encoding preprotein translocase subunit SecG, yielding MFLLSLLTVLYGVLCFLVIITVLYQRGKGNMGLGNAGGGNQALFGSSGGQDTFQKVTWVFCLLLLSGSFALSMITAKKSSSSYSSYSRSKPQQSLPENQAPFTDDSI
- a CDS encoding ABC transporter permease — translated: MIADFVNMVGEKTIKVCNSFGLYGEFVGKTALVMCTKRIKLEKLFVQMSSIGVDSFLISVLTGAFAGMVMTLQTYSAFTKFGSENMIGPVVALSLTRELGPVLTGLMVAGRCGSGIAAEIGTMRITEQIDALETLCINVFQYLMVPRVLAGIIILPFVTVFSMFFGILGGYIVAVYYYHLNPIDFIDGVKKFLELSDIRGGLIKSSVFGFILTSVGSYFGYYTYGGAKGVGISTTQCVVVSSILILISNYFLAMMIFETN